GGCGCACGCTCGGCGCGAGCCATCCGCCCGCGATCTGTGCGCCGGCGACGATCGCGGCGGCGAGACCGGCGATGGAGTAGGCGCCCTCGTCTCCCCAGAGCTCGAGCAGGTACGGCTGCAGCGCATAGAACACGTAGATGCCGACGCCAGCGCTGAAGCACGACGCGAGCATCACGTAGCGCACCGGCGGGTTGCCGAGCCCGTGCCTGACGGATGCCTGGAACACCTCGCGCGTCGCCCGCAGCGGGTTGGCCCGCCCGGCTGGCGTGAAGCCGAGGTCTCTCATGACGACGGCGGCGACGATGAACATCACGATGAGAATGCCCGCGCGCACGAGGAACGGCACGCCGAGGTCGGTCACCTGCGCGAGCACTCCGCCCAGCACCGAGCCGCCGAGCATCGCCGCGCCGGATGCCGCCTGGCCGCGGCCGAACACCTTCTCGAGGCTGCCACGGTAGCCCGTGGCGTGCAGCGCGTCGACGAGCCACGCCTCGACCGCCCCCGAGAAGAACGTGAAGCCGAGCCCGAGCAGCACCGAGACGACCGCCCAGGCCCAGAACGGCGCCGACACGACCCACATCAGGTAGTAGAGGAAGGTCGTCACGGACAGAGTCACGGTGCCGAGCAGGTACGACACGCGCCGGCCCCAAGTGTCGGCGACCACGCCCGTCGGCACCTCGAAGAGCACCATGCCGACGGTGAAGAACGCGTTGGCGGCGAAGGCCTCGAGATTCGTGAGGCCCGCATCGAGGAGGAACAGCGTGTTGATTCCCCAGATGAAGGATGCCGCGAGCGTGTTGCCGACCAGGAGCGTGAAGTAGATCGACTGCACGCGGCGGGCGGCCGGGTTGGGCGCGGCGGGCGCGGCGGATTGGCTCATGTGCTCCCCCGACGGCTCATGGATTCATCTTGCTCGACTCGACGCGTCACGCCAAGAGGCGCGGCGTGCGTCACGCGCGCGCCGCGGCCGGGTCTCCGCCGCGCGACGGATCCGCTCGGGTGACACCCGCCGATACCGTTGGATCATGTCCGAAATCGCGGCATCGCCCGTCATCGACGGGGTCGAATGGGTGCGCCCCCGCCCGGATCGCCTGGGGCTCCGCCGCGATCTCGTGGTCGCGCTCGTGCTCGCCGCCGGCACGGCCGGGAGGGTCGTGCTCTATCGCGCCACCGGCTTCGGCGAGGGCGCGCCGTGGTGGGGGTCGGCGCTCTGGGTCTGGAACCTCATCTTCTACTCGGCCGTACAGGACTACCTGCCCGAGCTCTCGCGCGGCGGCGACGGGCCGCTCTCGCCGTACCTCGCCTACGGGCTCATCAATGTGATCACCAACCTGCTCTCCTTCGGCGCGTGCTCGGCGGTCTGGTGGCGCGGCTGACAAAGCGCCTCCTGCCGAAATGCAGGGGATTCAGCGCCATGACCCCCTATTCAGCACCTATGACACGGATTCCCCTGCGTTCGGCGGGCGAGGCGATCTCGGGCCGTCGCGATTCAGTCGAGGCCGATGTCCTGCAGGGGGGCGGTGCGCTCGCTCGGAGAGTCGCCCGTGTTGACGGTGCCCTGCGGCTCGATGAGCAGCGCCGAGACCTCGCCGTCGGCGCGCGGGCAGTGCTCGACGCCCCGCGGCACGACGTACACGTCGTTCGGTCCGAGCTCGACGTCGCCGTCGCGGAGCTGGATGGTGAGGCGGCCAGAGATCACGAGGAAGAGCTCGTCGGTGTCGGGATGCGAGTGCCAGGTGAACTCGCCCTGCGCCTTGAAGACCTTCACGTCGTAGTCGTTCACGGTCACGAGCCGGCGCGGAGCCCAGTGCTCGGTGAACGCGTCGAGGGTCGCGGTGAGGTTTCGCACGTCGGAGTTTCGCAGCTCGGAGCTCATGCACCCATTGTGCGCCGAGGGTTGACGGAGCCGGCATCCCGCGTTACGTTTAAGGAAATCCTTACATAAGGAGTTGCTTACCTTGGCCGATTCGCCCGACGAGCTCAGCCGGGTGTTCCAGGCGCTCGCCGATCCGACGCGACGCGAGATCCTCTCGCGCCTCCGCGACGGCTCGATGACCGTCGGCGCACTCGCCGAGCCCTTCGCGATGAGCCGCCCCGCGATCTCGCAGCACCTCAAGGTGCTCGAGCGGGCAGGCCTCATCGAGCGCACCGCCTCGGCACAGTGGCGCACGTGCACCCTTCGCACCGAACCGCTCGACGAGGCATCCGCCTGGGTCGATCGCCACCGCGGCGAGTGGGCCGAGCGCTTCGACCTGCTCGATGAGCGACTCCGCGAACTGAAAGGGAAGACGGATGCCTGAACAGACCGCCACGAGCGAGCAGCAGTTCACCATCACGCGGGTCTTCGACGCACCCCGCGCGGCCATCTGGCGGGCGTGGACCGATCCCGACGAGGCCGCCACGTGGTGGCACCCTCGAGGGGTCACCACTCCACGCGAATCGGTCGAGATCGACGTGCGCCCCGGAGGCCGCTACCGGTACACGATGATCGCACCCGACGGCACCGAGTACCCAACCGCGGGCGTCTACCGCGAGGTCGTCGAGCCCGAGCGACTCGTCTTCACGTGGGGGTCGCCCGGCGATGCCGACGACGTCGCACCGCTCATCACGGTGACCCTCGCCGAGCTCGGCGACCGAACGGAGATGACCTTCCACCTCGACGGCATCGCGGGCGTGCCCGGCGACGAGAACGTCTACGACGGCTGGAGCGAGGCGTTCGACGTGCTCGTCGAGCGGCTCGACGAAGGAAGGCAAGGCTGATGGGACGCCTCATCGTCGAGCAGGTCGTCACCGCCGACGGCTACGCGTCCGACCTCGAGGGTGGCATCGAGTTCTTCGAGGCGCTCGTGCGGCCCGGCGAGAACGGCGAGGTCGACCTCAACGACGCCGAGCAGCTCGACTACGTCTCGCAGGCCGACGCGATCCTCTTCGGCGCCACGACCTACCGCATGTTCGCCGACTACTGGCCGGCGGTCGACCCGAAGGTCGAGCAGGTCGCAGAGCTCATCAACCGGCTGCCGAAGTTCGTGGTCTCGAACACGCTGACGGAAGCGCCGTGGGGCGACGGACGAATCGAGATCCTCCGCGGCGACGGCGCCGAGGCCGCCGCCGCACTGAAGGAGCGCTTCAAGGCCGTCATCGTGTGGGGAAGCCTCACCCTCGCCGACGCGCTGCTTCGCGCAGGACTCGTCGACGAGCTGCACCTGCGCATCGTGCCGGTGCTCCTCGGCGACGGCCGCTCGTTCATCCCGGCCGACGTCGGCGACCGCCGGCTCGAGCTCGACCACGTCGAGGCGAGGCCGGGCGGCGTCGTCAGCCTCCGCTACGTCGTGCGCTGAGTCGACGCGGGGTCGGATGCCTCGGGCTCGCCCTCCGGCTCCCCGGCCTCGCCCTCGACATGCGTCTCGCCCTCCGGCTCCTCGGGCTCAGCGCCCTGGTACTCCGCCGACAGCAGGCGGTAGGAGCGCGTGCCGAACGCGATGAGGGCCATCGCGACCATGATGAGCCCGGAGAAGAAGAACACGAGCGCGATGCCGCGGGCGTCACCCTCGCCGAGCAGCCATCCCCAGGTCGCTCGCCCGTCGGCGGAGTCCATGTAGGGGATGATCCAGAACTGGGCGATGGGGGCGATGAGGAACGCCGTGATCGGCGCGGCCGCCGCCTCGAACGCCTGCGCGAAGCCGAAGACGCGGCCCTGGCGACGGAACGGCACGACCTTCTGGATGACGGTCTGCTCGGCCGCCTCGACCACCGGGATCAGCGTCATGTAGAGCCAGATGCCGAGCGCGTACAGCAGCCACCACTCACGGATGGTGAACAGCGCACCGAGCAGCCCCATGATGACGACGACGAGCAGCATCGTGCGGATCGGGTTGCGACCCAGCCCCCATTTCGCGATCACGAGTCCACCGATGATGAACCCCGTCGCGGTGACGCCGAGCACGACACCCCACGCCTCCACCGGGAAGAGCGTCAGGCCGTACGGGTCCATCAGTGCGATGTAGACACCGCCGATGAAGTTGTTGAAGGTCGAGAACAGGATGAGGGCGAACAGTCCGGGCGCGGCCCGGATCGCGGAGATGCTGCCCTTCAGGTCGATCGGCGGCGGCCGCTCGCCATCGGCGACCGGGTGGTCCTCGGGAATGCGAACGAAGAACAGGTGCACGAGCGCGACGAGGGTCGCCGCGATTGCGATCGCGAGGGTCCAGCCCATGCCGACGAAGCCGATGGCGAGCCCGCTGAACACGCTCGTGACGATGAACGCGAGCCCCTGAACCGTGCCGACCATGCCGTTCGCGTTCGCGTGCCGCTCCTCGGGCACGAGCAGGGTGACTGTGGTCGACAGCGCGATGTTGCGCATGTTCTCGACGACCGAGCCGAAGAGGATGATGCCGGAGAACAGCCAGAACCACGGCCCGCGGAGATCGACGAGCGTGGATTCGGGATGCGCCAGGTACAGGAGCCCGGCCACGATGAACGAGCCGAGGGTGATGACGCTCGAGAGCACCATGACCCGGTGCTTGCGGTGGCGGTCGACGATCGTGCCGAAGAGGATCGAGAACACGGCGATGAGGAGCATGTACGCACCGCCGATGATGCCGGTCGCGAGCACCGAGCGGGTCTCGAGGTACACCCAGAACGTGAGCGCGAACCAGAGGAAGCTCGTCGTGACGTTCGCGATCATCGTGTTCGCGAGCACGTGCAGGAACATCCGCATGCCGCCCGGCGGAGGCGACACGGCGGTAGACGACGTGGGGGTCGACGTCGATGTCGACGCTTCCCCCGCCTCGGATCCGTTGAATCCGTTGGTCACCGTGCGATCCTAACCAGCGGCAGCGACATCCGGAAGCCCCCTCCGCGTCCGCTGCGCGACGCCGCGCGACGGAGCACGACGGAGCACGAGAACCCATCGTGCGGCGGATGCCCCGGCCACGCGGCATCCGTAGCGTGGAGCCATGCTCGAACTCCATGACGTCAGCAAGCGCTACGGCGACCGGCCCGCCCTCGATGCGGTGAGCTTCACCGCCGGCGACGGCCGCCTCACGGGATTCGTCGGCGGCAACGGCGCCGGCAAGACCACCGCGATGCGCATCATCCTCGGCGTGCTCGCCGCCGACTCGGGCAGCGTCACCCTCGGCGGCATGCCGCTCGGCGAGTCGCTCTCGCTCGGCAACCAGCAGCGCGCGCAGATCGCGGCGGCGCTCGTGCATCGCCCAGAGGTGCTCGTGCTCGACGAGCCGTTCTCCGGGCTCGACCCGATGGCCGTCGAGACGGTGCAGGGCGTGCTCGCCGACGTCGCGGCATCCGGCGCCCCAGTGCTCTTCTCGTCGCACCAGCTCGACATCGTCGAGGCGACGAGCAACTCGCTGCTGAAGACGGGTGCGCGTGTGAAGCTCGCCGAGGCGCTCCGCGGCTGAGCGGATGCCGGCGGGTGGGAGGATGGTTCGGTGACCGAGCAGCTCCATGACACCGCCGTCCGCGGCTTCGCCTCCGACAACTACTCCGGGGTGCACCCCGAGGTGCTCGCCGCGATCGCCACGGCGAACGGCGGGCACCAGGTGGCCTATGGCGAAGACGTCTACACCGACCGCCTGCAAGAGGTGTTCGCGCAGCACTTCGGCGAGGGCGTCGAGGTCTTCCCCGTCTTCAACGGCACGGGCGCGAACGTCACGGGGCTCCAGTCGATGCTGCCCCGCTGGGGCGCGGTCATCAGCGCGACCACCGCGCACATCAACTCCGACGAGGGCGGGGCGCCCGAGCGCGTCGGCGGCATCAAGCTGCTCACGGTGCCGACGCCCGGCGGCAAGCTCACCCCCGAGCTCATCGACCGCGAGGCGTGGGGCTGGGGCGACGAGCACCGCGCGCAGCCGCTCGTCGTGTCGATCACGCAGACCACCGAGCTCGGCACGGCCTACACGGCCGATGAGATCCGCACGATCGCCGACCACGCGCACGAGCGCGGCATGAAGCTGCACATGGACGGCGCCCGCGCCTCGAACGCCGCGGCATCCCTCGGCCTCCCCCTGCGCGCCTTCACGCGCGACGCCGGCGTCGACGTGCTGAGCTTCGGCGGCACCAAGAACGGCGCGCTCGGCGCCGAGGCGATCGTGGTGCTGAACCCCGAGGCATCCGAGGGCCTGAAGTTCCTGCGCAAGCTCAACATGCAGCTCGCGTCGAAGATGCGGTTCGTCTCGGCGCAGCTCATCACGCTGCTCGAGGGCGACCTCTGGCTCGAGAGCGCCGGGCACGCGAACGCGATGGCGCGGCGCTTGCGCGACGCGCTCGATGCGGGCATCGCCGCCGGCGACCTGCCCGGCCTCGGCTTCACGCAGCAGACCCAGTCGAACGGCGTGTTCGCGACGCTTCCGGCCGGCGTCGCCGACCGGCTTCGCGAGCGTGGCTTCCGGTTCTACGACTGGGATGCCGCGAAGGGCGAGGTGCGCTGGATGTGCTCGTTCGACACGAGCGAGGCCGACATCGACGCGTTCGTCGCCGGCATCCGCGAGGAGCTCGCGCGCGCGTAAGCGGCTTGGGCCCGCGAACGGGCGCCCTCGCCTGAGAATATGCATAATCATGGAATAGCGGATGCCACGGCACGTTGCATCACGCGGGACGATGGCGCCCCGGCACCCGTTCATCCCCATGAAAGCTGTGATCGCATGACGCTCATCACCGATGTCACCTCCCGCAACGCCCAGACCGAGGCCCCGCTCATCACCCCGCTCGTCGAGCGCTGGAGCCCGCGCGCCTACGACCCGACCGCCGAGGTCGACCCCGCCGTGATCCGAACGATCCTCGAGGCCGCGCGCTGGGCGCCGTCGGCGAACAACACCCAGCCGTGGCGCTTCATCGTCGCGCGTCGCGGCAGTGACGCGTTCACCACGGTGCACGACGCGATGGCGGGCTTCAACAAGGCGTGGGCCGACTCGGCCGCCGTGCTCATCGTGAACGTCGCCGAGATCATCGACACCGAGGGCGAGGCACGCCCGTGGGCCCGCTACGACCTCGGCCAGGCGGTCGCCCACCTCACGGTGCAGGCGCAGCACGAGGGCCTGCACACCCACCAGCTGGGCGGGTTCGACGCCGCGAGGCTCCACGCCGAGTTCGACCTCGACGCGCGCTTCGAGGTCGTGTCGATCACCGCGATCGGCGTGCTCGGCGACCTCGACACCCTGCCCGACGTACTGCGCGAGCGCGAGGTCGCGCCGCGCCTGCGCAAGCCGCTCGAGGAGCTCGTGCTCGCCGGCGAGTGACGGCGGGCGTTTCCGAAGCGCTCGCCGGCAACGCAACGGGCCGGCCTCCGAAGAGACCGGCCCGGTCGGTGTGCGTCAGCGGATGCCGCGGATCAGCGTCCGATCGCAGCGAGCGCGTTCACGATGCCGTCGCCGAAGAAGCCGTTCTTCGTCGGCCCGCCCTCGCAGGTGTGCGTCGTCGTGGCGGTCGCACCGGTCGGCAGGTGCCGCACGTACGTGAAGGCCGCCGGGTCGGGGCACGCCGTGTCGACGGCCGTCGAGAGCAGGATCGACTCGGTCTTCGCGGGCGACAGCGTCGTGCCGCCGTGCGCCTTGTCGAACTTGCCGTACTGCCCGACGATGAGCGCGGCGACACCCGCAGCGTGCGGAGAGGCCATCGACGTTCCCTGCAGGTACTGGTAGTACGCGCAGGTCTCGCCCGAGGCGTCGCAGTTCTTCACCGCCCACGGAACGACGACGTCGCCGTTCTCGTCGATCGCGCCCTCCTCCTCAGCGAGAGCGGCCGGGTAGGCCGCGAGGATGCCGCCGGGGTACTGGCGGGTGCCCTCGGCGTTGTCGTACACATCACCGCCGGGAGCGGCGACATCAACGTACCCGTTCCCGTAGTCGGAGTAGTAGGCCTTGCGGTCGCTCTGGCCCGTGCTGCTCACCGTGATCACGCCTTCGCCCTCGCTCGGCATCGAGATGCACGAAGCCGGGTCGAGCAGGTCACGCGTGTACGCGACCTCGCCGGGTTCGCTCGCGAAGTCGGGGCTCGAGGAATCCGAGATCGCCTTGGTGTAGTCCGTCGCGCCGTTCCCGGCCGCCGATACCAGCGTGACACCGTGATCGCGCGCGTAGTCGAGGGCGCGCTGCATGGCGGTGATGATCGTCTGCTGTTCGGCCTGGTCTTCAGCTGAGTCGGCCGGGTGCGACGTGCAGTTGAACAGCCACGGGTCGACGTAGTAGCTCATGTTCACGACGTCGATGCCGACGTCACCGGCGTAGGTGAGCGCATCGACGGATGCCTGCAGGAAGAAGTAGCCCGAGTCCTGGGCGGCGCGCAGGTTCACGAGCGTCACGTCGGGCGCGACGCCCGCGATGCCGATGCCATTGATGGGCGAGCCGATCGTGGAGGCGACGTGGGTGCCGTGTCCGTTCTCATCGACGTCGGCTGCGTCCTCGCACGACTGGTCGGGCTCGTCGGCGCAGGGGCCGTCGACCGGATCACCGTTCGCGTCCACCTCGATGTCGACCGTGAAGTTGCGGCTCAGTTCAGCGTCGAAGTTCGGGGCGATGTCGGGGTGCGAACCGTCGACGCCCGTGTCGATGATGCCCACGAGCACGCCCTTGGTCTTGTCGTGTCGGTACGAGCCGTCGACCGTCGCGCCGATCGCCTGCATGTCCCATTGGAGGTCGGCGAGCGGCTCGGCGATCGGCTTCCCCTGCGAGGGGCGCGTCGCAGGGGCTCCGGTCACGGCAGCTGCCCCAGTCCCGGCGCTGCGGAGGTCGGCCTTCGCTGAATCGAGCTTCTTGCCGGCACCCGCGCCCTTCTGCGCCTCGGGCACGTCGGCGATGACACGGTTGAGGGCCGTCCCCTCGATCACCGATTGCGCCGCGGCTTGGGCGGCGAAGTCCGAGTCGGTGGTCACGACCGTCGCGACGCCGACCTCGGTGTTCTCGGCGACGATCGTGCCGCCGGCTGCCTCCACTGCGGCTCGCGTAGCCGACTCAGAGGCGCCCTCGGCGAACAGCACGACATACTGCTGCTCACCCGCCACTTCGCTGTCGGCCGAAGTGATCGCACCGGCCGGCGAGGCGACGAGCGCCGTCAAGGCCAGTGCGAGGGTGGATGTCGCGGCGAGAGATCTCAATCCGGGCATATGCGTCCAATCCGTGAGCGGTCAATGAGCGCGATACTTCCATGCCCCGTGAACGGGGGACAGGAGCGACGCGCGCATGAGCCGCCGAATCGGCGTGCTCCGGCGTGACGCGGCAGGAACGTGCGTCGGATGAACGAATCTTGCGCCGCTCGGGTTCGTCGCGTGCGCAACTCCGGAGCATCCGTTGAACACACCGCTCGCCCACTCCGCGGGAGCGGCGTGTCGCACCGCCATCCGGAGTTGCGCTCGCTGCTCAGGGGCGCAGCAGCACCTTGATCGCCCGGCGCTCGTCCATCGCGGCATACGCCTCGGCGGCCTCGGCGAGCGGCAGCTCGAGGTCGAAGACCCGGCCGGGCTCGATCGCGCCCGAGAGCACGTCGGGCAGCAGCTCCTCGATGTAGCCGCGCACGGGCGCGACGCCGCCGTTGACGCCCACGTTGCGGTCGAACAGGGTGCGCACGGGCAATTCGGGCCCGCCGTTCGGCACGCCGACGTAGCCCACCATGCCACCGGGGCGCGTCGAGCGGATCGCCTGGTCCATCGACTCCTTCGTGCCGACGCACTCGAGCACCTGGTTGGCGCCGATCCCGCCGGTGAGCTCACGCACCCGGGCGACTCCCTCGTCGCCGCGCTCCTCGACGACGTGGGTCGCGCCGAACGCGCGCGCGAGCGCCTGGCGCTCGGGATGCCGCGACATCGCGATGATCACCGACGCCCCGAGCCGCTTCGCCGCGATGATCGCGCACAGCCCGACGGCGCCATCGCCGACGACGGCGACCGTGTCGCCCTCGCCGACGCCGGCCGACACCGCGGCGTGGTGGCCGGTGCCCATCACGTCGCTGAGCGTCAGCAGCCCAGGCACGAGCTCATCGGGGACCGGTCCGGGCACGACCACGAGGGTGCCGTCGGCGAGCGGCACGCGCACTCGCTCGCCTTGGCCGGCGTCGGCGAAGGCGCCCGTCCGGTCGTTGCCGCCCCACCAACCGCCGCCCAGGCACGAGGTGCTCACGCCATTGCGGCAGTTCGCGCACGTGTTGTCGCACACGTAGAAGGGGGCGATCACGAAATCGCCGACGGCGACGTTCGCGACATCCGGCCCGATCTCCTCGACGACGCCAACGAACTCGTGCCCGATGCGGTGCGGCTCGCGCGTCGGCGTGATGCCGCGGTAGGGCCAGAGGTCGGAGCCGCAGACACAGGCGGCGACGACCTTGACGATCGCATCGACGCCGGTCGACAGCACGGGGTCGGGCACGGTCTCGACGCGGATGTCACGTTCGGCGTGAATGAGGGTCGCGAGCATGGAATCGAGCCTATTCGAACGAGATGACCGGCTGGTTTCGAGGCCGGCCCGCCGGCGCCTCACACGTGGGGCACGAACGCCTGCCACGCGAGTCGCTTCTCGCGGCGTGGGTCGGCTTCGACGCGGTCCACGCCGTCGAAGACCAGGGTGCGGCGCTCGCCTTCCTCGTATGCGGGCCATTCAGGGCCCGGTGCGCCGGATGCCGCGAACCGGGTCCAGTGCCGCTGCATCCGGAGCCCGACCTCACGGAACATCCGGCGCCCGCC
The Agromyces albus DNA segment above includes these coding regions:
- a CDS encoding S8 family serine peptidase, which encodes MPGLRSLAATSTLALALTALVASPAGAITSADSEVAGEQQYVVLFAEGASESATRAAVEAAGGTIVAENTEVGVATVVTTDSDFAAQAAAQSVIEGTALNRVIADVPEAQKGAGAGKKLDSAKADLRSAGTGAAAVTGAPATRPSQGKPIAEPLADLQWDMQAIGATVDGSYRHDKTKGVLVGIIDTGVDGSHPDIAPNFDAELSRNFTVDIEVDANGDPVDGPCADEPDQSCEDAADVDENGHGTHVASTIGSPINGIGIAGVAPDVTLVNLRAAQDSGYFFLQASVDALTYAGDVGIDVVNMSYYVDPWLFNCTSHPADSAEDQAEQQTIITAMQRALDYARDHGVTLVSAAGNGATDYTKAISDSSSPDFASEPGEVAYTRDLLDPASCISMPSEGEGVITVSSTGQSDRKAYYSDYGNGYVDVAAPGGDVYDNAEGTRQYPGGILAAYPAALAEEEGAIDENGDVVVPWAVKNCDASGETCAYYQYLQGTSMASPHAAGVAALIVGQYGKFDKAHGGTTLSPAKTESILLSTAVDTACPDPAAFTYVRHLPTGATATTTHTCEGGPTKNGFFGDGIVNALAAIGR
- a CDS encoding ArsR/SmtB family transcription factor — protein: MADSPDELSRVFQALADPTRREILSRLRDGSMTVGALAEPFAMSRPAISQHLKVLERAGLIERTASAQWRTCTLRTEPLDEASAWVDRHRGEWAERFDLLDERLRELKGKTDA
- a CDS encoding MFS transporter produces the protein MRMFLHVLANTMIANVTTSFLWFALTFWVYLETRSVLATGIIGGAYMLLIAVFSILFGTIVDRHRKHRVMVLSSVITLGSFIVAGLLYLAHPESTLVDLRGPWFWLFSGIILFGSVVENMRNIALSTTVTLLVPEERHANANGMVGTVQGLAFIVTSVFSGLAIGFVGMGWTLAIAIAATLVALVHLFFVRIPEDHPVADGERPPPIDLKGSISAIRAAPGLFALILFSTFNNFIGGVYIALMDPYGLTLFPVEAWGVVLGVTATGFIIGGLVIAKWGLGRNPIRTMLLVVVIMGLLGALFTIREWWLLYALGIWLYMTLIPVVEAAEQTVIQKVVPFRRQGRVFGFAQAFEAAAAPITAFLIAPIAQFWIIPYMDSADGRATWGWLLGEGDARGIALVFFFSGLIMVAMALIAFGTRSYRLLSAEYQGAEPEEPEGETHVEGEAGEPEGEPEASDPASTQRTT
- a CDS encoding nitroreductase family protein; the encoded protein is MTLITDVTSRNAQTEAPLITPLVERWSPRAYDPTAEVDPAVIRTILEAARWAPSANNTQPWRFIVARRGSDAFTTVHDAMAGFNKAWADSAAVLIVNVAEIIDTEGEARPWARYDLGQAVAHLTVQAQHEGLHTHQLGGFDAARLHAEFDLDARFEVVSITAIGVLGDLDTLPDVLREREVAPRLRKPLEELVLAGE
- a CDS encoding zinc-dependent alcohol dehydrogenase family protein, producing the protein MLATLIHAERDIRVETVPDPVLSTGVDAIVKVVAACVCGSDLWPYRGITPTREPHRIGHEFVGVVEEIGPDVANVAVGDFVIAPFYVCDNTCANCRNGVSTSCLGGGWWGGNDRTGAFADAGQGERVRVPLADGTLVVVPGPVPDELVPGLLTLSDVMGTGHHAAVSAGVGEGDTVAVVGDGAVGLCAIIAAKRLGASVIIAMSRHPERQALARAFGATHVVEERGDEGVARVRELTGGIGANQVLECVGTKESMDQAIRSTRPGGMVGYVGVPNGGPELPVRTLFDRNVGVNGGVAPVRGYIEELLPDVLSGAIEPGRVFDLELPLAEAAEAYAAMDERRAIKVLLRP
- a CDS encoding cupin domain-containing protein, producing MSSELRNSDVRNLTATLDAFTEHWAPRRLVTVNDYDVKVFKAQGEFTWHSHPDTDELFLVISGRLTIQLRDGDVELGPNDVYVVPRGVEHCPRADGEVSALLIEPQGTVNTGDSPSERTAPLQDIGLD
- a CDS encoding dihydrofolate reductase family protein; translation: MGRLIVEQVVTADGYASDLEGGIEFFEALVRPGENGEVDLNDAEQLDYVSQADAILFGATTYRMFADYWPAVDPKVEQVAELINRLPKFVVSNTLTEAPWGDGRIEILRGDGAEAAAALKERFKAVIVWGSLTLADALLRAGLVDELHLRIVPVLLGDGRSFIPADVGDRRLELDHVEARPGGVVSLRYVVR
- a CDS encoding SRPBCC family protein; this encodes MPEQTATSEQQFTITRVFDAPRAAIWRAWTDPDEAATWWHPRGVTTPRESVEIDVRPGGRYRYTMIAPDGTEYPTAGVYREVVEPERLVFTWGSPGDADDVAPLITVTLAELGDRTEMTFHLDGIAGVPGDENVYDGWSEAFDVLVERLDEGRQG
- a CDS encoding threonine aldolase family protein is translated as MTEQLHDTAVRGFASDNYSGVHPEVLAAIATANGGHQVAYGEDVYTDRLQEVFAQHFGEGVEVFPVFNGTGANVTGLQSMLPRWGAVISATTAHINSDEGGAPERVGGIKLLTVPTPGGKLTPELIDREAWGWGDEHRAQPLVVSITQTTELGTAYTADEIRTIADHAHERGMKLHMDGARASNAAASLGLPLRAFTRDAGVDVLSFGGTKNGALGAEAIVVLNPEASEGLKFLRKLNMQLASKMRFVSAQLITLLEGDLWLESAGHANAMARRLRDALDAGIAAGDLPGLGFTQQTQSNGVFATLPAGVADRLRERGFRFYDWDAAKGEVRWMCSFDTSEADIDAFVAGIREELARA
- a CDS encoding MFS transporter → MSQSAAPAAPNPAARRVQSIYFTLLVGNTLAASFIWGINTLFLLDAGLTNLEAFAANAFFTVGMVLFEVPTGVVADTWGRRVSYLLGTVTLSVTTFLYYLMWVVSAPFWAWAVVSVLLGLGFTFFSGAVEAWLVDALHATGYRGSLEKVFGRGQAASGAAMLGGSVLGGVLAQVTDLGVPFLVRAGILIVMFIVAAVVMRDLGFTPAGRANPLRATREVFQASVRHGLGNPPVRYVMLASCFSAGVGIYVFYALQPYLLELWGDEGAYSIAGLAAAIVAGAQIAGGWLAPSVRRLFRKRTTTIIIATISSALILVVLGLNRSFWVAIVLLALWGLVFAAAGPVRQAYLNDMIPSSHRATVLSFDSLLGSAGGVVIQPVLGRSADVYGYPGSLLIGGLIDLIAVPFLIASRRQGSASDVSTGVASEPESDAAPDAAPDAAPGAPPASSA